Proteins encoded together in one Chitinophaga sp. LS1 window:
- a CDS encoding M91 family zinc metallopeptidase gives MLSKESAGTGNGTDAVVEYNPTDPGSRIQNENGTSGRPSFIGLLHELIHTENIFEGKMDYRTATYSNDPDHPGSNLPNEELNVRSKESLHSTGNLNTDSIDKESLRHTFLSHLTTRFPKLFDNMKVLFIVAVIIFFSICGNCQTLKKERITKNDRMKGISFKFNYSAKDSYGLVSLILKKDNTFYYSANTIGTHQISEGTWKLSEGILILESTFQMNNFPAEISNGENRKFVDSCDIAVVENVKHELLTDAFVVVNNDTIKCLPMIGMCKGEYEKIDSVKIAFENGMSSGWIPIKFNERKIALTVLTDIPIGNYVVMNKRRFKLYGNYLRQL, from the coding sequence ATGCTTTCAAAAGAATCAGCAGGAACAGGTAATGGGACAGATGCCGTAGTAGAATACAATCCAACTGATCCGGGTAGCAGGATCCAAAATGAAAACGGAACATCAGGTAGGCCATCATTTATTGGTCTGTTGCATGAACTCATACATACGGAAAACATTTTCGAAGGTAAGATGGACTATAGAACAGCTACTTATTCCAACGATCCGGACCATCCAGGCAGCAATCTTCCAAACGAGGAATTGAATGTAAGGAGTAAGGAATCGCTCCATAGTACGGGCAATCTTAATACTGATAGTATTGATAAGGAATCACTGCGTCACACGTTTCTAAGTCATTTAACAACCCGTTTTCCAAAGCTTTTTGACAATATGAAAGTACTTTTTATAGTTGCTGTCATAATTTTCTTTTCAATATGTGGCAATTGCCAAACATTAAAAAAGGAACGCATTACTAAAAATGATAGGATGAAAGGTATTTCCTTTAAGTTCAACTATTCAGCCAAAGACAGTTATGGCCTTGTAAGCTTAATATTGAAAAAGGATAATACTTTTTATTATAGTGCTAATACTATTGGCACTCATCAAATAAGTGAGGGTACATGGAAATTGTCAGAAGGTATATTAATATTGGAAAGTACATTTCAAATGAATAATTTTCCTGCTGAAATAAGTAATGGAGAAAATAGAAAATTCGTTGATAGTTGTGATATTGCTGTTGTAGAAAATGTCAAGCATGAACTCCTGACAGATGCTTTTGTGGTAGTTAATAATGACACTATAAAATGTCTCCCAATGATTGGAATGTGTAAGGGAGAATATGAGAAGATAGATAGCGTTAAAATTGCTTTTGAGAATGGTATGTCGTCAGGATGGATTCCCATTAAGTTTAATGAAAGAAAAATAGCACTTACTG
- a CDS encoding DUF4172 domain-containing protein, which yields MSYIYIYQLKDWPHFQWDKEAITEIRANVRFRQGRRLGSMESLSFNLQDEATLETLTLDVIKSSDVPEANRYIYRKPK from the coding sequence ATGAGTTACATCTACATATATCAATTGAAAGATTGGCCCCATTTCCAATGGGATAAGGAAGCAATAACCGAAATACGTGCAAATGTACGCTTCAGGCAAGGCAGGCGATTAGGTAGTATGGAGAGTTTAAGCTTCAATTTACAGGACGAGGCCACGTTAGAAACGCTCACCCTCGATGTAATAAAATCCAGTGATGTACCTGAAGCCAATCGTTATATCTATAGAAAACCAAAATAG
- a CDS encoding LytTR family DNA-binding domain-containing protein: MMDDFLFVKQSNGLFTKVDSRGIVLVEASGGCSKIITTSSHYLVNSTLGELEGILPEAHFCRVNRSCLVGIGHISGFTVESIFILDKEVALTKAYAEKFFERVKVVF, encoded by the coding sequence ATGATGGATGATTTTCTTTTTGTTAAGCAATCAAATGGGCTTTTCACGAAAGTGGATAGTCGGGGGATTGTGCTCGTGGAGGCTAGTGGAGGATGTTCAAAGATCATTACCACTAGTAGTCATTACCTGGTGAATAGCACGCTGGGTGAACTGGAAGGGATATTGCCTGAGGCACATTTTTGTAGGGTCAATAGATCTTGTTTGGTGGGGATAGGGCATATTAGTGGGTTTACGGTTGAGTCGATTTTTATTTTGGATAAGGAGGTGGCTTTGACAAAGGCGTATGCGGAGAAGTTTTTTGAGCGGGTGAAGGTCGTGTTTTGA